Within the Barnesiella intestinihominis YIT 11860 genome, the region TTTGATGAGGAACAGATTTAATAGTTAATTTATAATAATGGAAAGTATTTGAAAATATTTAATAGATTTATAATGAATGTATTGTGTTCGGTTTTAACCGCAGGGCTATTTATGCCGATAACTTTTTGTTATGAATGGTAAAAAAGAATGATAATCAAAATCAGGTTTCGCTTGTTATATTTGTAACGGAATAAAGAAAACTCATCATTTAAATATAACAAATATGGAATTTTTGACGAATGAAAAACTCACGATCGTGGGTGCTGCCGGTATGATCGGTTCGAATATGGCACAGACTGCATTGATGATGCGTTTGACACCTCATTTATGTTTGTATGACCCTTATGCTCCGGCATTGGAAGGTGTTGCCGAGGAATTACGTCATTGTGCATTTAAAGGGGTAGATATAACCTTCACGAGCGACGTGAAAGAAGCTCTTACGGGAGCCTCGTATATCGTATCTTCCGGAGGGGCTGCTCGCAAAGCAGGAATGACAAGAGAGGATTTATTGAAAGGAAATGCCGAAATTGCCGCTCAATTCGGTAAGGATATACGCAGCTATTGTCCCGATGTGAAACATGTGGTCGTCGTTTTCAATCCGGCCGATATTACGGGGTTGATCGTATTGCTTTATTCGGGTTTGAAACCGTCTCAGGTATCCACGCTTGCGGCGCTCGATAGTACGCGTTTGCAGAGCGAGTTGGCAAAATATTTCCATGCGGTAGCCGATGAAATCGAGAATTGTCGTACCTATGGAGGGCATGGAGAACAAATGGCGGTTTTTGCTTCGACGACAAAAGTAAAAGGAACTCCGCTCGCCGAGCTTATCGGAACGGAAAAATTACCGGCCGAAGACTGGGAGAAGATACGCCAGCAAGTCGTTCAAGGAGGCAAACACATTATCGATTTGCGAGGACGCTCTTCTTTTCAGAGCCCGGCCTATCTTTCTATCGAGATGATTGCTGCGGCAATGGGTGGAAATCCTTTCACGTGGCCGGCTGGTGTTTATTTGTCTGACGGGAAATTCAACCACATACTTATGGCGATGGAGACAATTCTCGATCGTTCGGGAGTACATTACAACCCGGTTTATGGTACGCCGGAAGAAGATAAAGAATTGGAGCGCAGTTATAAGCATTTGTGCGATTTGCGTGATGAGGTGATAGCGATGGGAATCATTCCCCCGGTTTCGGAATGGAATAAACTGAATAAAAATATCGAATAAACAGCGTTGTCGAACCTGTGGAATCCTGTTATAAAAATAGCGACTTCTTACGAGAAGCCGCTATTTTTATCTTTATATTATACGGGAACCGGTAAATCAACGTCCGAAGTTAAATATGTCGGAGTGTATATGCTCCCGATCCATAATGACTTTCAACTCTTCCACTTTGTCGGGATAAGTATTAGCTAAATTATTGTCTTCATGCGGGTCTTCGGCAATGTTGTACAACTCATGAGTCGGGTTTCCGTTTTTGATATTTTGTCGAATCAGTTTCCAATCTCCGGCTCTTACGGCTTGGCGACCGTTTTCCTCGTGGAACTCCCAATACAAGAAGTCATGTTGCCGTTGTTCCCCCTTTCCGGTCAGAGTAGGGAGTATAGACAACCCGTCCATCGCCTCTTCGCGCCAATTCGTATCTTCACCCAACAATTCTACGAAAGTAGGCATCATATCCCAGCCGGCTGCCATCAAGTCGCTTATAGAGCCGGCTTCGATAGTCCCCGGCCAATAGGCGATATAAGGCACGCGCATACCGCCCTCGTACAAAGCTCGTTTCAATCCTCTCAGTCGTTCCTCTGTGTTGAAGAAAGTCGGATCTGCTCCTCCCTCGTTATGAGGGCCGTTATCGCTCGTGAATATAAATAAAGTTTTTTCGGAGATACCCAGCTCTTCCAGTTTATCGATGATTTGTCCCACATACGTGTCCAATCGGGTAATCATAGCCGCAAATTGTGAGCGGGGATTAGTTGCTGTACCATAATCTCCGTTGTCGTACCACGGGTGGGGTTCTTGAAATTTACCTTTATACATATCGACGATACTGTCTTGCGGTTGGCACAGTTCGGCATGGGGAATCGTATATGTGAAATAACCGAAAAATGCCTTGTCCTTATTGTCTTCGATGAATTTCATCGCATGTTCGTGTATGGCATCTTGCGAATAACGTCCGTTTTGATACTCTTTTTCTTGGTTATTCCACAAATACTCCGGGTAGTAAGAGTGCGCTTTACGCTGACAGTTGTATCCGTAAAATACGTCGAATCCCATCTTGTTAGCTTCTCCGCCCGAACCGGGATAACCCATACCCCATTTACCGAAACAACCTGTCACATATCCGTTTTGTTGAAACAGATGTCCCAACGTTTCTACGTTCGGATCGAGAGGCTCTTGTCCTTCGGGTTGTATTTCTTTATTTCCCCGTATTTTGGTATGTCCGGTGTGTTGCCCGGTCATCAACGAAGCTCTTGATGGAGCGCTTACAGCTGTACTTGCATAAAATTGAGTGAAACTCATGCCTTTATTTACGAGCCTGTTCAGATTGGGAGTCGATATCATTTGTTGGCCGTAGGCCTCTATATCGCTGTATCCCATGTCGTCGCAAAGCAAGTAAATGACATTGGGGCGTTCTGTTGTGGCGACAGCATCTCTCTCTTGGGCGAAGCACAAACCCGAAGTAAGGAGCAGGCTGCTTGCAGGGTATATAAATTTATTGGTATTCATACGTTTTATAAAGGTGTTTAAAGTTTGCTATCGAGAAGTTTGAGTGTGGTCGTTTTCCCGTTTTCCGGTTCGATGACTAAGACGATAAATCTTTCGGGATATTTCAATTCCCCTTCGAAGACGGTGTCGGCAGAAAAGTAATTTCCTAACAGTTGGCCGGAGAGGCTCACTGCTTTGATCGTGTTGCGTCCGTACAGTCCGGTTATGCTCAGTCGTCCGTCGTAGAGGTGAGCTTTGGGTGCTACGCTTCTGTCTCCGTTTTCAATTCCTGTGGGGGTTTTTAAAGGCACTCGATAAAAATACCACCCCGAACCTGTTCCTATACCGGCGTTGTATAGAACGACTCCCCATGTACCGTCTTGGGCGTTTAACAGATAGGAATTGTCGCCTTCGTACTTGATAGAGTAGCTCCCGTTTTCATGACCGCTGGATTCGATTGTGAATTGACTCCCGAGAGTAGAAGCGGTAAAATATTCTTTTTCTAAGACTTTCGACCCGGATATTTGCAAGTTCGTCCCTTTGTTTACGATATATACCCGATTATTTCCGGCATCTTCCAACCGCCAGAGAAATTTGTCTGTTTGGTTCGCCGGTTTTTCCACCCTCAGTGCGGTGGAATAATCCCCACCTGTGTTCGTATCATAGGCGATATATCTCTCTTTTCGGTTGGCGTCGGTGTGAGCATTCATGATTTGATACCAAATCGGGTCTTCGGCTGTGCTTATTTCGGGGGAGGCTAATACGGGAACAGCGGCTTCGAATACGGCTATCAGGCTCGTACTTTTCGTTACGGTAAATGTGTAGACCGATTCTTCACTCACGATTTCGTTTCCCTCTTGCCAACCTTTGAATTCTATGGCAGACTCCGAATTTTCATTGATAATAGCTTTTACGGTGACTTGTGTCCCTATTTCGTAACGGCCGGCGTCGTTTGCCGGTGTTTCGATAATGGCAGTTCCCAGTTCGTCGTTGTTCGATGATACGCTTATAAAGCGGTCGGTTCTATCCGATGCTTCCAAAACATACACTACGAAATCATATACCCGTCCGCTAATCGAGGCATCGGCCGAGGAGGGGGTTGTCGATTCGATTCTTATGCGTATGCGAGTTTTTCCGAGTTCTGCGTTTTCGGGTATCGCTATGGTCTGTACGAAACTTTTGGTGGAGGCTGCTACTTGGGCGGGTCGTGATTCCTTTTCGAATACACCGTCGCGGTTCCAGTCGGTGTAAGTCGAGAGGGTATAGTTCGACGGATCGACGGTCATAGTCGCATTGAACTCGAAAGTTTCGCCCGCGATCAATAAGGAAGTCTCTTTCGACACTATGGCGAAATAACTGCCGGGAGAGTTCGGTTTTGCATATCCCAACGGGTAGATGACAGCATCGCCCGAGGTCGTTGCCGAAGAGATATAGCCTCCGTTGGCAGATCCGGCCGGCATTTGGTATATGGGGCTTTTTTCGCTGATACGCCCCAGCCGTATCATGGTTTCGAAAGGGTTCGATGAAATGTAGTCGTTACTCGAATCGTCGGCGGCTATTGCCGGTATTGTCATTGTAGCAACGGTGGCCGCTGCCAGAAATTTAAAGAATATATTCATGTCTTATCTATTGGATATAAATACAAAAGCATAGGACAATA harbors:
- a CDS encoding malate dehydrogenase — translated: MEFLTNEKLTIVGAAGMIGSNMAQTALMMRLTPHLCLYDPYAPALEGVAEELRHCAFKGVDITFTSDVKEALTGASYIVSSGGAARKAGMTREDLLKGNAEIAAQFGKDIRSYCPDVKHVVVVFNPADITGLIVLLYSGLKPSQVSTLAALDSTRLQSELAKYFHAVADEIENCRTYGGHGEQMAVFASTTKVKGTPLAELIGTEKLPAEDWEKIRQQVVQGGKHIIDLRGRSSFQSPAYLSIEMIAAAMGGNPFTWPAGVYLSDGKFNHILMAMETILDRSGVHYNPVYGTPEEDKELERSYKHLCDLRDEVIAMGIIPPVSEWNKLNKNIE
- a CDS encoding arylsulfatase, producing MNTNKFIYPASSLLLTSGLCFAQERDAVATTERPNVIYLLCDDMGYSDIEAYGQQMISTPNLNRLVNKGMSFTQFYASTAVSAPSRASLMTGQHTGHTKIRGNKEIQPEGQEPLDPNVETLGHLFQQNGYVTGCFGKWGMGYPGSGGEANKMGFDVFYGYNCQRKAHSYYPEYLWNNQEKEYQNGRYSQDAIHEHAMKFIEDNKDKAFFGYFTYTIPHAELCQPQDSIVDMYKGKFQEPHPWYDNGDYGTATNPRSQFAAMITRLDTYVGQIIDKLEELGISEKTLFIFTSDNGPHNEGGADPTFFNTEERLRGLKRALYEGGMRVPYIAYWPGTIEAGSISDLMAAGWDMMPTFVELLGEDTNWREEAMDGLSILPTLTGKGEQRQHDFLYWEFHEENGRQAVRAGDWKLIRQNIKNGNPTHELYNIAEDPHEDNNLANTYPDKVEELKVIMDREHIHSDIFNFGR
- a CDS encoding GEVED domain-containing protein, which encodes MNIFFKFLAAATVATMTIPAIAADDSSNDYISSNPFETMIRLGRISEKSPIYQMPAGSANGGYISSATTSGDAVIYPLGYAKPNSPGSYFAIVSKETSLLIAGETFEFNATMTVDPSNYTLSTYTDWNRDGVFEKESRPAQVAASTKSFVQTIAIPENAELGKTRIRIRIESTTPSSADASISGRVYDFVVYVLEASDRTDRFISVSSNNDELGTAIIETPANDAGRYEIGTQVTVKAIINENSESAIEFKGWQEGNEIVSEESVYTFTVTKSTSLIAVFEAAVPVLASPEISTAEDPIWYQIMNAHTDANRKERYIAYDTNTGGDYSTALRVEKPANQTDKFLWRLEDAGNNRVYIVNKGTNLQISGSKVLEKEYFTASTLGSQFTIESSGHENGSYSIKYEGDNSYLLNAQDGTWGVVLYNAGIGTGSGWYFYRVPLKTPTGIENGDRSVAPKAHLYDGRLSITGLYGRNTIKAVSLSGQLLGNYFSADTVFEGELKYPERFIVLVIEPENGKTTTLKLLDSKL